A single genomic interval of Lucilia cuprina isolate Lc7/37 chromosome 2, ASM2204524v1, whole genome shotgun sequence harbors:
- the LOC124420926 gene encoding putative nuclease HARBI1 encodes MLSAVFNQSSSSEDEDRFQEMNFTKRKIRFGNDFMDMPNNEFKQNFRMSKETFRFILNEISPHMKTNFRSTAISNQIKLATALRFLATGGYQKGIGNEFMSSLSQAKVCFVIDEYLGIMEQYLCSKWVKFNISPDEEMLIKQKFYGKFNMPGVIGCVDGTHIKIMAPREEIRHLYYNRKGYYSLNAMKIWDGGYQCLPYLLTPYRNPSTDAQIKFNTTLTKARNCIERCYCVLKNRFRCLIGERGLHYSPEKAKTIINVCCVLHNICIFFKNDWPPMEEVEQNESNIVSLQNDISVSAAAESIRNEVANIL; translated from the exons ATGCTTAGTGCAGTTTTTAACCAATCATCATCATCGGAAGATGAAGACCGTTTCCAGGAAATGAACTTTACGAAGCGCAAAATTCGTTTCGGGAATGATTTTATGGATATGCCAAACAATGA atttaaacaaaatttcagaatgaGCAAGGAAACGTTTAGGTTTATCCTAAATGAAATTTCTCCTcatatgaaaacaaattttagaagTACTGCAATAAGTAACCAAATCAAATTGGCAACAGCATTGCGCTTTCTCGCTACTGGCGGTTACCAAAAAGGGATAGGAAACGAGTTTATGTCATCACTATCTCAAGCAAAAGTTTGTTTTGTCATAGACGAATATTTGGGTATAATGGAGCAATATTTATGCAGCAAATgggtaaaatttaatattagtcCTGACGAGgaaatgttaataaaacaaaaattttatggaaaatttaatatGCCGGGAGTTATTGGATGTGTGGACGGCACACACATAAAAATAATGGCCCCCAGAGAGGAAATAAGACACCTTTACTACAACCGCAAAGGTTATTACAGCCTCAATGCTATGAAG ATTt ggGACGGAGGATATCAGTGTTTACCGTATTTACTCACTCCATACAGAAACCCTTCAACAGATgctcaaattaaatttaataccaCATTAACGAAAGCCCGCAATTGTATCGAGAGGTGTTACTGTGTATTAAAAAACCGCTTCAGATGTCTTATTGGAGAACGGGGATTACATTATAGCCCAGAGAAAGCTAAAACCATTATTAATGTGTGCTGCGTTTTACACaatatatgcatattttttaaaaacgattGGCCACCAATGGAAGAAGTAGAACAAAATGAAAGTAATATTGTGTCTCTGCAAAATGATATTTCGGTTTCTGCCGCAGCTGAAAGCATAAGAAATGAAGTAGCAAATATCTTGTAA